The following proteins are co-located in the Paenibacillus sp. JNUCC32 genome:
- a CDS encoding permease gives MRYPAIFKMLPFILPLVFVIPVLTIWLQKDLNPIPSQDLQQVKTVFTGIFLEALPFILLGVLLSSLLQLFVKEQWVRRLTPKNPMVGVLFASMLGILFPICECGMIPVVRRLMLKGMPAYIAVTFILSGPILNPIVFASTIMAFRSHPEVTIGRMGLAFAVAVTTGLLVYVFSRSSPLKRSFQEFAEQGSSKGERLLHEHPKTWRSMFVHAGDELIEMCKYLVLGAFLTACIQSFIPREELLALGNGPAASYLFMMGFAFILSLCSTSDAFVASAFTHTFTVGPLVSFLVLGPMLDFKSLLMLSATFKTKFVIGLSLLVITLVFIGSVAVNALFGG, from the coding sequence ATGAGATATCCGGCGATCTTCAAAATGCTGCCCTTTATACTGCCGCTTGTGTTCGTGATTCCGGTCTTGACGATATGGCTGCAGAAGGACTTAAACCCCATACCCAGCCAAGACCTGCAGCAGGTTAAAACCGTCTTCACGGGCATCTTCCTTGAGGCACTTCCTTTCATTTTGCTTGGAGTGCTGCTGTCGTCCCTTTTGCAGTTGTTCGTAAAAGAGCAATGGGTGCGGCGTCTCACGCCGAAGAATCCGATGGTTGGCGTCCTGTTCGCTTCCATGCTCGGCATCCTGTTTCCCATCTGCGAATGCGGGATGATCCCGGTCGTTCGCAGGTTGATGCTGAAGGGGATGCCCGCCTATATCGCCGTCACCTTTATCCTCAGCGGTCCTATTCTGAATCCCATTGTATTCGCATCAACGATCATGGCCTTCCGTTCGCATCCCGAAGTGACGATCGGACGAATGGGACTGGCTTTTGCAGTCGCGGTGACGACGGGTTTGCTCGTTTATGTTTTTTCAAGAAGCAGCCCCCTGAAGCGTTCCTTTCAAGAGTTCGCCGAACAGGGCTCCAGCAAGGGGGAACGTTTGTTGCATGAGCATCCCAAAACCTGGAGAAGCATGTTTGTCCACGCCGGAGACGAGCTGATCGAGATGTGCAAATATTTAGTCCTGGGCGCTTTCCTGACGGCCTGCATCCAATCCTTCATTCCGAGGGAGGAGCTGCTGGCTCTGGGGAACGGTCCTGCCGCCTCCTATCTGTTCATGATGGGCTTTGCCTTCATCCTGTCCCTTTGCTCAACTTCGGACGCCTTCGTGGCATCGGCATTCACGCACACCTTTACCGTCGGCCCGCTGGTTTCCTTCCTGGTTCTCGGCCCGATGCTGGATTTCAAAAGCCTGCTCATGCTGTCGGCTACCTTCAAGACCAAATTCGTGATCGGCTTAAGCCTGCTGGTGATTACGCTTGTCTTTATCGGCTCTGTAGCCGTCAACGCGCTATTCGGCGGTTAG
- a CDS encoding bifunctional 5,10-methylenetetrahydrofolate dehydrogenase/5,10-methenyltetrahydrofolate cyclohydrolase, which yields MSKEPVILDGKKVSDDIKAKLAVKVQELKQQGVTPCLATILVGDDPASATYVRMKGNACERLGIISKKVVLETSTTTEELIAAIQALNEDPDVHGILLQHPVPHHIDERAAFDAIDMKKDVDGVTTLGFSQNAFGFADYPSCTPAAIIAIMDYYSLPIEGKHAVVVGRSPILGKPVSMMLLNRNATVTICHSRTKNLGEIVSQADIVVAAVGKPNFIQGDWIKPGAVVLDAGYNKGNIGDCDYEACAKAASAITPVPAGVGPVTIATLLKHTVESAERTVQA from the coding sequence ATGAGTAAGGAACCCGTAATTTTGGATGGGAAAAAAGTATCCGATGATATCAAGGCAAAGCTGGCGGTGAAGGTACAGGAATTGAAACAGCAAGGGGTAACCCCCTGTCTGGCAACGATTCTGGTTGGCGATGATCCTGCTTCGGCGACCTATGTGCGGATGAAGGGAAATGCGTGCGAGCGGCTTGGCATCATATCCAAAAAAGTAGTGCTGGAGACATCGACAACGACGGAGGAGCTGATCGCCGCGATTCAAGCACTGAACGAGGATCCGGACGTCCACGGTATTCTGCTTCAGCACCCGGTACCGCACCATATCGATGAGCGGGCGGCTTTTGATGCCATCGACATGAAAAAAGACGTGGATGGAGTAACCACGCTCGGGTTCTCGCAAAATGCGTTTGGTTTCGCCGATTACCCGTCATGTACGCCGGCGGCGATTATCGCGATTATGGACTATTACAGCCTGCCGATCGAAGGGAAGCATGCGGTGGTGGTCGGACGCAGTCCGATTCTGGGCAAGCCGGTATCGATGATGCTGCTCAATCGCAACGCCACGGTTACGATCTGCCATTCGAGAACGAAGAACCTTGGGGAGATTGTGTCCCAAGCGGATATTGTGGTTGCGGCCGTAGGCAAGCCTAATTTCATTCAAGGGGACTGGATCAAGCCGGGTGCCGTCGTGTTGGACGCCGGTTACAATAAAGGGAATATCGGGGACTGCGATTACGAAGCCTGCGCCAAGGCGGCTTCCGCAATCACGCCGGTACCGGCGGGCGTCGGCCCCGTGACGATAGCGACATTGCTGAAGCATACCGTCGAATCGGCCGAGCGAACCGTCCAAGCTTAA
- a CDS encoding LacI family DNA-binding transcriptional regulator — protein MKNTIADIAHKAGVAKSTVSRFLNGGSVSHATRRKIEQVIQETGYIPNSFAQSLKAKKTSMIGTIMPRLDSFSASQTVAGMDEELRKHGYQLLIINASQDLSREIEALYDLARQKISGIILFATQVTETHLAAIQEIGIPVILLGQQHDHVHSMIYNDYAAGYDMGRYVLSMGHRQIAYIGVTEKDVAVGVKRKEGFLKAVSEYEEAEAVLYESGFKMSDGVKTACSMFELHRTLPTAVVCATDNIALGVMKAAHMKGISIPDQLSVTGFGGYDVTEVIHPGLTTVKYGYFQAGHLAAQHIMKLVNDEPVDFLTVMNCEMIHRESVDNLN, from the coding sequence ATGAAGAACACGATCGCCGATATTGCCCACAAAGCCGGAGTTGCCAAAAGCACGGTCTCCCGTTTCTTGAACGGAGGATCCGTCAGTCATGCGACACGCCGCAAGATTGAGCAGGTTATTCAGGAAACCGGCTATATCCCGAATTCTTTTGCGCAAAGCCTGAAAGCGAAAAAAACGAGCATGATCGGCACCATTATGCCGCGTCTGGACTCCTTCTCCGCATCGCAGACTGTCGCCGGCATGGACGAAGAATTAAGAAAACACGGATATCAGCTACTGATCATCAACGCAAGCCAGGATTTATCCAGGGAGATCGAAGCGCTGTATGATCTCGCCAGACAAAAAATATCAGGCATTATTCTGTTCGCCACGCAGGTTACGGAAACCCATCTTGCCGCGATTCAAGAGATCGGCATTCCGGTCATTCTGCTCGGACAACAGCACGACCATGTCCACAGCATGATCTATAACGATTATGCCGCAGGTTATGACATGGGCCGGTACGTGCTGTCGATGGGACATCGTCAAATTGCCTATATCGGGGTGACGGAAAAGGACGTAGCCGTCGGAGTCAAGCGGAAGGAAGGGTTCCTCAAAGCGGTAAGCGAGTATGAAGAGGCGGAAGCGGTTCTCTATGAGAGTGGATTCAAGATGTCGGATGGTGTGAAGACGGCATGCTCCATGTTTGAGCTTCACCGAACGCTGCCAACGGCCGTGGTCTGCGCCACGGACAACATTGCGCTAGGCGTGATGAAAGCTGCGCACATGAAAGGCATCTCTATTCCCGACCAACTTTCCGTGACCGGATTTGGCGGATACGACGTAACCGAGGTGATTCATCCCGGGTTAACAACGGTGAAATATGGATATTTCCAAGCGGGCCACCTCGCGGCACAGCATATTATGAAGCTGGTCAACGACGAGCCGGTGGATTTCCTGACGGTCATGAATTGCGAGATGATTCATCGGGAAAGCGTTGACAATCTGAATTAG
- a CDS encoding glycoside hydrolase family 32 protein, which produces MDRELKYRRLDQASPEELSSIRKKVRLSEWRQKFHVQPIMGLMNDPNGFSYYNGEYHLFYQWFPLGTFHGLKYWYHTSSKDLVFWQNQGIAIEPGHPHDAYGAYSGSGIVKDGKLCLMYTGNARDEEWNRQSYQCMAVMDRDGSITKLDKPLIDHVPDGYTEHFRDPKVWQDKDKYRFVIGAQRVNQTGAAVVYESSDLLVWEFKGEIQTRLQHFGYMWECPDYFELDGQGVLLFSPQGLLPEDDHFRNIYQSGYVSGKPLNRDTLEFDHGPFCELDRGFDFYAPQTMLDEKDRRIMVGWMGLPDIGYPTDSHGWAHCLTLPRMLTFREGRLIQQPVPELQALRDHAAQAVDTLHSEVKSYEGVQGTAFEMICEFQAIEADVVGIEFRAGEGERTVIRYESGQRKVTLDRSSSGATIVSDYGAERSCMLPTERNSIKFHLFVDISSVELFINDGEEVFTSRIFPKWNSRNIRFFVQNGSAGLKVEKWDLTEAVKDKEGAE; this is translated from the coding sequence ATGGACAGAGAACTGAAATACCGACGCCTGGATCAGGCTTCTCCCGAAGAGCTTTCCTCCATTAGGAAGAAAGTGCGATTAAGCGAATGGAGGCAAAAATTTCACGTGCAGCCCATCATGGGCCTGATGAATGATCCCAATGGATTTTCTTATTACAACGGAGAGTATCACTTGTTTTACCAATGGTTTCCTCTGGGTACGTTTCACGGCTTGAAATACTGGTACCATACTTCCTCGAAAGATCTGGTGTTTTGGCAGAACCAAGGCATCGCTATTGAACCCGGTCACCCCCATGATGCTTATGGCGCTTATTCGGGCAGCGGTATCGTGAAAGATGGCAAACTATGCCTCATGTATACCGGGAATGCCCGGGATGAGGAATGGAACAGGCAATCTTATCAATGCATGGCTGTGATGGACCGCGACGGATCCATCACGAAGCTCGATAAGCCGCTGATCGACCATGTGCCGGACGGATATACCGAACACTTCAGGGATCCGAAAGTATGGCAAGACAAAGACAAGTACCGGTTCGTCATCGGTGCCCAAAGGGTTAATCAGACAGGTGCGGCTGTCGTTTATGAATCCTCGGATTTGTTGGTTTGGGAATTCAAGGGGGAGATACAAACCCGGCTTCAGCATTTCGGCTATATGTGGGAATGCCCCGACTATTTTGAACTGGATGGCCAGGGCGTGCTTCTGTTTTCCCCGCAAGGGCTGCTTCCGGAGGACGACCATTTTCGAAACATTTACCAATCCGGCTATGTTTCAGGCAAGCCGCTCAATAGGGATACGCTGGAGTTTGATCACGGTCCTTTTTGCGAGCTGGACAGAGGTTTTGATTTCTACGCGCCGCAGACCATGCTGGATGAGAAAGACAGGCGCATCATGGTGGGCTGGATGGGTTTGCCGGATATCGGGTATCCCACCGATTCGCATGGCTGGGCCCATTGTTTGACGCTTCCGCGTATGCTTACGTTCCGTGAAGGCAGGCTGATTCAACAGCCGGTTCCCGAGCTTCAAGCGCTCCGCGATCATGCCGCTCAGGCAGTGGATACGCTTCACAGCGAAGTGAAGAGTTACGAGGGGGTTCAAGGAACCGCATTCGAAATGATATGCGAGTTCCAAGCCATCGAGGCGGACGTCGTTGGCATTGAATTTCGGGCTGGCGAAGGGGAACGAACCGTTATTCGATATGAATCCGGCCAACGGAAGGTTACGCTGGATCGCTCTTCTTCGGGTGCAACGATTGTCAGTGATTACGGAGCGGAACGATCCTGTATGCTGCCAACCGAAAGAAATTCGATCAAATTTCATCTGTTCGTGGACATTTCTTCGGTCGAGCTGTTCATCAACGATGGCGAAGAGGTGTTTACAAGCAGAATTTTTCCGAAGTGGAACAGCCGTAACATTCGATTTTTCGTACAGAACGGCAGTGCCGGCTTGAAGGTCGAGAAATGGGATCTGACCGAAGCCGTAAAAGATAAAGAAGGGGCTGAATGA
- a CDS encoding sucrose-specific PTS transporter subunit IIBC: MNMAADNREIARQVVEAIGGRENIASFAHCATRLRIMVHDQKKIDQKKVEQIDKVKGAFFNSGQYQIIFGTGTVNQIFEAVESLGMESTSKEELKSQAKKSGNPFQRAIRTFGDVFVPIIPVLVATGLFMGLRGLLTQDTVLAWFGATPDDISANFLLFTQVLTDTAFAFLPALVAWSAFRVFGGSPVLGIVLGLMLVNPALPNAYSVANGSAEALMIFDFIPVVGYQGSVLPAFFIGLLGAKFERFLRKRIPDAIDLIVTPFLTLLVMITLGLFAIGPVFHSLEEVVLNATTFLLELPFGIAGLVIGFFNQIIVVTGVHHIFNFLEIQLLEKTGSNPFNAIVTSAMAAQGAACLAVGLKTRNKKLKALSLPSAFSALLGISEPAIFGVNLRYVRPFVIALIGGGVGGFMASIFQLEATGMAITVIPGTLLYLNSQLPLYILCNLTAMAITFVLTWMFGFNDKMLEEVRSEAK, encoded by the coding sequence ATGAACATGGCAGCGGATAATCGGGAAATCGCAAGGCAGGTAGTGGAAGCCATTGGCGGCAGGGAGAACATCGCTTCCTTTGCCCATTGTGCCACCAGGCTGAGAATCATGGTTCATGATCAGAAGAAAATTGACCAGAAGAAGGTCGAGCAGATCGACAAGGTCAAAGGAGCCTTTTTCAACTCCGGGCAGTATCAGATCATTTTCGGAACAGGAACCGTCAATCAGATTTTTGAAGCGGTCGAATCCCTTGGAATGGAGAGCACAAGCAAGGAAGAACTGAAATCTCAGGCGAAAAAGTCGGGGAATCCGTTTCAGCGGGCGATTCGTACATTCGGTGACGTGTTTGTGCCGATTATCCCGGTATTGGTCGCCACTGGCTTGTTCATGGGATTACGGGGGCTGCTGACCCAGGATACCGTGCTTGCCTGGTTCGGTGCGACACCGGATGATATCTCGGCTAATTTCCTGCTCTTCACCCAGGTACTGACGGATACGGCTTTTGCTTTCTTGCCCGCCTTGGTGGCTTGGTCCGCGTTCAGGGTGTTCGGAGGCAGCCCCGTGCTGGGTATCGTCCTGGGATTGATGCTGGTTAACCCGGCTCTACCCAACGCGTACAGCGTGGCGAACGGCTCGGCTGAGGCACTCATGATCTTTGATTTCATTCCGGTTGTCGGGTATCAGGGCTCGGTCCTGCCGGCATTCTTCATTGGACTGCTGGGCGCGAAATTCGAGAGATTTTTGCGAAAACGCATTCCTGACGCCATCGATCTGATCGTTACCCCGTTTCTGACCTTGCTCGTTATGATAACCCTCGGCCTGTTTGCGATCGGCCCCGTGTTCCACTCCCTGGAAGAAGTGGTTCTGAACGCGACGACGTTCTTGCTGGAGCTGCCGTTCGGTATCGCGGGTCTGGTCATCGGTTTCTTTAACCAGATCATTGTGGTCACCGGGGTGCATCATATTTTCAACTTCCTGGAGATCCAACTCCTTGAGAAGACAGGGAGCAATCCGTTCAATGCGATCGTGACCAGCGCCATGGCAGCGCAGGGTGCAGCTTGTCTGGCTGTCGGACTCAAGACGAGAAATAAAAAGCTCAAGGCATTATCCCTGCCATCGGCATTCTCCGCCTTGCTGGGAATCTCCGAGCCGGCGATCTTCGGGGTCAACCTCCGTTACGTCAGACCGTTTGTTATCGCCTTGATCGGCGGCGGCGTGGGCGGTTTCATGGCTTCCATCTTTCAGCTTGAGGCCACAGGCATGGCCATTACCGTCATCCCGGGCACGCTGTTGTACTTGAACAGCCAGCTTCCTCTTTACATTTTGTGCAACCTGACGGCGATGGCGATTACGTTCGTGCTGACCTGGATGTTCGGATTCAATGATAAGATGCTTGAAGAGGTCCGCTCGGAAGCGAAATAA
- a CDS encoding Cof-type HAD-IIB family hydrolase, with protein sequence MMKKILFFDIDGTLLDHEKQVPATTKESIAELKKAGHIVAIATGRAPYHFEELREELGIDSYVCLNGQYVVYEGKPIYGNPLAEDALQELTEQAVRLDHPIIYAGSEAMKMNVTEHVHIDSSWGELKLTIPEYDPEYYLGRDIYQAIVFCTEDEEADYVKRFEGRFDFVRWGPYGIDVLPAGGSKAEGIKQLIQLLRIDLEDTVAFGDYLNDLEMLSYVGHGVAMGNAPEIVKQAARHVTRDVGQDGIQYGLRMLGLLGKEPQEIK encoded by the coding sequence TTGATGAAGAAGATCCTATTTTTTGATATTGACGGTACGCTGCTGGATCATGAAAAGCAGGTTCCGGCGACAACGAAGGAGTCCATTGCTGAATTAAAGAAGGCTGGCCATATCGTAGCCATTGCTACGGGACGCGCCCCCTATCATTTTGAGGAGCTGCGGGAAGAGCTCGGCATCGATTCTTATGTTTGCTTGAACGGTCAATATGTGGTTTATGAAGGCAAACCGATCTACGGTAATCCTCTGGCGGAGGATGCCTTGCAGGAGCTGACGGAACAAGCGGTTCGGCTGGATCATCCGATTATCTATGCCGGCAGCGAAGCGATGAAGATGAACGTAACCGAGCATGTCCATATCGATTCCAGCTGGGGGGAGCTGAAACTGACGATCCCGGAATACGATCCGGAATATTACTTGGGCCGCGATATATATCAAGCCATTGTATTCTGTACCGAGGATGAGGAGGCCGATTACGTAAAAAGATTCGAAGGGCGGTTCGATTTCGTGCGCTGGGGCCCCTATGGAATTGACGTGTTACCGGCAGGGGGCTCCAAAGCCGAAGGAATCAAACAATTGATTCAGCTGCTGCGCATCGATCTGGAGGATACCGTCGCGTTTGGCGATTATCTGAATGATCTGGAGATGCTGTCTTACGTGGGCCACGGCGTGGCAATGGGCAATGCGCCGGAGATCGTGAAGCAGGCGGCCAGGCATGTCACCCGCGATGTCGGCCAAGACGGAATACAATACGGACTTCGCATGCTCGGTTTGCTGGGCAAGGAGCCGCAGGAGATTAAGTAA
- a CDS encoding MarR family winged helix-turn-helix transcriptional regulator: MSADQTRQLITSWLSLTQIHALISNELEQKLQQKHDLSLNEFYVLLFLSEAPGQKLRLQQLQTMVGLSQSAMSRLVSRFEAKGCGAMQRAICEDDRRGIYTSLTPIGEEKLQKAKNTVQDVLEQQFAMPKMKHGLEDALKHIRG; the protein is encoded by the coding sequence ATGTCAGCCGATCAAACGCGACAACTCATCACAAGTTGGCTATCCTTGACGCAGATTCATGCATTGATTTCCAACGAGCTGGAACAAAAGCTCCAGCAGAAGCACGATTTATCGCTGAATGAATTTTACGTGCTGTTATTTCTGTCCGAGGCTCCCGGGCAAAAATTAAGGCTTCAGCAGCTGCAAACGATGGTGGGGCTAAGCCAGAGTGCGATGTCGAGACTGGTCAGCCGCTTTGAAGCCAAAGGCTGCGGCGCCATGCAAAGGGCGATTTGCGAGGATGACAGGAGAGGAATCTACACGTCACTGACTCCGATTGGCGAAGAGAAGCTGCAAAAAGCCAAGAACACGGTCCAAGACGTGCTGGAGCAGCAATTCGCAATGCCCAAAATGAAGCATGGTCTGGAAGATGCATTGAAGCATATTCGAGGGTAA
- a CDS encoding NADH:flavin oxidoreductase/NADH oxidase — protein sequence MEHLFSPYKLKSLDLKNRVVMPPMCQYSVTNKDGIATDWHYLHYTSRAIGGAGLVIVEMTDVEPDGRISDYDLGLWSDEQIPALARIVEAIHQHGAKAAIQIAHAGRKAEDADTPVAPSAIPFDEHSKTPRALTTEEVKQMVEKFRVAVRRAVKAGFDAIELHGAHGYLIHQFHSPLTNRRTDEYGQDLTKFGQEVIQAAKSEMPEDMPLIMRISAREYVTGGYGIEESIAFSRIYQAAGVDMFHVSAGGEGPIAAEGRPGTHVAYQVPLARQIKEALQVPVIAVGRLDEPALANAVIGNEDADLVAVGRGMLRNPYWALEAATVLQKEIAIPAQYQNGFPRKSR from the coding sequence ATGGAACATTTATTCAGTCCATATAAATTGAAATCGTTAGATCTGAAAAACCGGGTGGTTATGCCCCCCATGTGCCAATACTCGGTAACGAACAAAGACGGCATTGCCACCGATTGGCATTATTTGCATTATACAAGCCGGGCAATCGGCGGAGCCGGACTCGTTATCGTGGAGATGACGGATGTGGAACCGGACGGCCGTATTTCCGATTATGATCTTGGGTTATGGTCGGATGAGCAGATTCCCGCTTTGGCCCGCATAGTTGAAGCGATACATCAGCATGGCGCCAAGGCGGCGATTCAGATTGCGCATGCCGGACGCAAAGCGGAGGATGCGGATACGCCCGTTGCCCCATCGGCTATTCCATTCGATGAGCACTCGAAAACGCCAAGGGCACTCACAACCGAAGAAGTTAAGCAGATGGTGGAAAAATTCCGCGTGGCTGTACGCCGTGCGGTGAAGGCCGGTTTTGACGCAATTGAATTGCATGGTGCCCACGGCTATCTGATTCATCAATTCCATTCTCCACTGACCAACCGGAGAACGGATGAATACGGCCAGGATCTAACCAAGTTCGGCCAAGAAGTGATTCAAGCCGCAAAAAGCGAAATGCCTGAGGACATGCCGCTAATCATGCGAATCTCGGCTAGAGAATACGTAACGGGCGGTTATGGCATCGAAGAGAGCATCGCATTCTCCAGGATATATCAGGCTGCAGGCGTTGACATGTTCCATGTCAGCGCTGGCGGCGAAGGACCAATCGCGGCGGAAGGAAGACCGGGCACCCACGTCGCCTACCAAGTACCGCTAGCCAGACAGATCAAAGAAGCGCTGCAAGTACCCGTCATTGCCGTGGGCCGTTTGGATGAACCCGCCTTGGCGAATGCGGTAATAGGCAACGAAGACGCTGATCTCGTCGCTGTTGGAAGAGGAATGCTGCGTAATCCGTACTGGGCATTAGAAGCAGCAACGGTGCTTCAGAAGGAGATCGCGATTCCGGCACAATACCAGAACGGTTTTCCCAGAAAATCGAGATAG
- a CDS encoding PadR family transcriptional regulator → MPEDQDILNSMVQELRRGTIILGVLSQLSEPQYGYSLVTILQERGINVEAGTLYPLLRRLEKQGLLNSEWDTNEARPRKYYIISQTGKDIYRQLYHEWKDMMTSLEGLVNDKGD, encoded by the coding sequence ATGCCAGAGGATCAGGATATTTTAAACAGTATGGTGCAGGAGCTTCGGCGGGGTACGATCATCCTTGGTGTTCTCAGTCAGTTGTCCGAACCGCAGTATGGATATTCATTGGTGACCATATTGCAGGAGAGGGGGATCAACGTGGAAGCGGGTACGCTTTATCCGTTGCTGCGTCGGCTGGAGAAACAAGGCTTGCTTAACAGCGAGTGGGATACGAATGAAGCCCGGCCCAGAAAATATTACATCATAAGTCAGACAGGCAAGGACATATATCGACAGCTCTACCATGAATGGAAGGATATGATGACAAGTCTGGAGGGACTTGTGAATGACAAGGGGGACTAA
- a CDS encoding M23 family metallopeptidase: MVDVSRFLLNGEHRKLYELFGEDLRSLATIEQFEAMAVEYTAGVKTFHITLDDTLNKIRLINWMDDSGQKGIQAMIDETGTIVGLMLSPIERFPESDAKQTVTVFRAPFKGKWYVFWGGENVTDNYHYAEESQRYAIDVIKTENAMSYEGDPAKNESYFAFGEEILAGARGKVVGIENNIRDNEPVGETNETKSVGNYVIIDHGHSEYSLYAHLKQGSVCVKEGSEVEAGDLIGLCGNSGNSTEAHLHFQVSDHPDLFWVNTKSLNINWLGDIKVRRGQVVYGGG, encoded by the coding sequence ATGGTAGATGTTTCTAGGTTCCTGTTGAATGGGGAACATCGCAAGCTGTACGAGCTGTTCGGAGAGGATTTGCGTTCACTTGCAACGATCGAACAATTTGAAGCGATGGCAGTGGAGTATACGGCAGGCGTAAAAACGTTCCATATCACGTTGGACGACACGCTCAACAAAATCCGATTGATAAACTGGATGGATGATAGCGGGCAAAAAGGCATTCAAGCGATGATCGATGAAACGGGTACCATTGTAGGGCTTATGCTATCGCCTATTGAGAGATTTCCTGAATCGGATGCCAAGCAAACCGTCACGGTTTTCCGAGCTCCGTTTAAGGGGAAATGGTATGTGTTCTGGGGCGGCGAGAATGTTACGGATAATTACCATTACGCAGAGGAAAGCCAGCGGTACGCAATAGACGTCATCAAGACGGAGAACGCCATGTCCTATGAAGGAGATCCAGCCAAGAATGAGAGTTACTTCGCGTTTGGAGAGGAGATTCTTGCTGGTGCCCGCGGGAAGGTGGTGGGTATCGAGAATAACATCAGGGACAATGAGCCTGTGGGTGAGACCAACGAAACAAAGTCCGTCGGCAACTATGTCATCATCGATCATGGACATTCAGAATATAGCCTATATGCACATTTAAAGCAGGGATCGGTATGCGTGAAGGAAGGCTCTGAGGTCGAAGCAGGGGATCTGATAGGTCTATGCGGAAATTCCGGCAACTCAACCGAAGCGCATTTGCATTTTCAAGTGTCGGATCATCCGGATTTGTTTTGGGTTAATACGAAATCTCTTAATATTAACTGGCTTGGCGATATCAAGGTAAGACGAGGCCAAGTTGTATATGGCGGGGGTTGA
- a CDS encoding DedA family protein produces MDTLLNFIEQIGHYALFLVLCLGLVGLPVPNEVVAMTGGALAASGILSPAPSFIMTFLGVCSGSTVGFMLSRFTASKLLNRVGEKSKIRQFLDVSERLTRQYGNYAICISAFLPILRNVTPYAVGMKGMPYRRFAIYSYTASLVWTTGYFSLGMFVGDQVVDHIGVLINRYGYYAAGIVAALAVILIISWWMRRNKRSKENNEIQFHG; encoded by the coding sequence GTGGATACGCTATTGAATTTTATTGAACAAATCGGGCATTACGCATTATTCCTCGTATTATGCCTGGGATTGGTCGGGCTTCCCGTGCCGAATGAAGTCGTGGCCATGACTGGCGGAGCGTTGGCGGCATCCGGGATATTATCGCCGGCCCCGTCTTTTATCATGACCTTTCTCGGCGTGTGCTCGGGATCGACGGTCGGTTTCATGCTTAGCCGCTTTACCGCCAGCAAGCTGTTAAACCGCGTAGGGGAAAAGTCGAAGATTCGCCAGTTTCTCGATGTATCCGAACGCTTGACCCGCCAATATGGCAATTATGCCATATGCATTAGCGCCTTTTTGCCCATCCTGCGCAATGTTACTCCGTATGCGGTCGGGATGAAGGGAATGCCGTATCGCCGGTTTGCGATCTACTCGTATACCGCGTCCTTGGTGTGGACCACCGGTTATTTTTCTTTGGGCATGTTTGTAGGCGATCAGGTCGTCGATCATATTGGCGTGCTGATTAACCGGTACGGTTATTATGCGGCTGGAATCGTTGCGGCGCTGGCCGTCATCCTGATCATTTCGTGGTGGATGCGAAGAAATAAACGAAGCAAGGAGAATAATGAGATCCAATTTCATGGATAG